The following nucleotide sequence is from Pagrus major chromosome 13, Pma_NU_1.0.
gaagaatatgtGGGATAAAGAAGgagatatctctggttctgacGTATTGATTTGGATCAATTGTTACAGAGTGGAATGTTGGACCAGTGGACCATTTTAATGCACaatgagtatttttacttttgatacttttaacAGGCTACATTTAGCTTACAATACCTGTCTACTTTAACTTAAGTAAGGTTTTGAATGTAGGACTTGTAAAAATGAGTATTTTCACCATGTGGTGTTGCTactaagtaaaggatctgaatctTTAACTGTAACTTGTCATGAATCAGGATACATTCATGGTATAAAAACTGCATATCACAGCAAAATTGTGATCAGATGACACATCATCAATAGGCACATTTTCCCTGTGGAATTACATCTTTTTGTTCAGCATGCATTGACATGAAAGAAATGAGGACATGATGGCCTCAGGGATATGGTGGAGGAAAAATCCATGAGTATCAATTTCATTCTTGGTTTACTTTGTGATTTATCGGCATTATATATAGAGGGCCTGTGACTCAGAGCTGATATTGGAGCCTGAAGAATACCAGATTTTTCAGGGCCAAATTTGAGGGTGACATATCCAATGAAACCTCACcaatattttctgacattagCTTTTTTGTCAAATATAACATCTTAAATCTGATCATGGTTGCTTTAGCTTATTAAAGAACAGCAGACATTCTAACTTGTCAACGcaggaaaacaacattaatgatggctgcattccatttagatGAGCTAGTTCCAGAGCTCTGGTGTCGTGCACGTGCACTCACTGACGAGGCTTACTGGAACACTTAATAGAATGCAGCCATCGTTAAAGTTattagtcacacctgtgcttttcctgctttgacaagtcagtGTAAAAGGGTGTATTCTGACTGACCTGGACACTGTGACTGATGTTGTATCCATGGGAGCACTAATAACTTTAATGACAGCTCGGCtctataattatatatatacaggACTGTGCATTTCCtcctgtgacatgtcaaaatgtcatcagtGAGTCAGGCTTATAAGTGTATCTATTAGTGCTCTCTGGTGGCCAGACTGTGCACTGGCAGTGGCAACACTGTCTATAGTACTGTCAATATTTGCAGTTTATGTGCCGCAGTTCTTACCGACAGCCATTTATCTATCATGAGCTAATATTTGCTTACATATCAGCTTCGATGATTTATTGGTCAGCCTTGATATTTAATCACCCAATCATGTTTATTTAGATTTGATAAGCCCTTTTGATTCGCACAGgtgtgaataataaaataaacaatggcTGAATTCCATCAAGCTGCTCCATTGTCAGGCCCCAGGTACTGGTTTATGACTTGATGAGACGCATGAATAGAACGAAGCTATCGTTAATGTTAGTGCTAGTGACACCCACACTTCTCCTACCACGACTACTGTATTGAAACCTGATTGACTGACACTGCATTTTTGAGGCCGATACCGACATCAgagtttgagtttattttattattataacttATAACATTTATTGATAAGGATCCCTTAAATTTCATCATTACAGACATAATAAGACTAAGATATGAGGCGTACTAATTGCAATATTTTCCAGTAGAAAGTTTGTACATTGATTGGCCTCATTGCCGTATCATTAATATACGCTAATTAAACTTTTCCTTCAGTTGGTTGTCCCTATAGTTCACTAATTAAGGAGATAATTCATACATCTTACTTTTTTCCCAACTTATAACTGCCTCACACTTACATTACAGTATAGCAAGACCGATTGTCAACGATTTCAAAGGAGACTCTTaatattgaaaaatgtattctttAGAAAAATGATACTCTCATGTGCAGCTGCATAATTACCAAATCTGTCTTCTAGCATCCAGTTCCTGACAGAAGCTGTGAATCTCACTGACTTGAAGTATATATTTCAGCTGTGCTGAAGAACATCAGTCCTACAGGCTCGACAGAACAGACTGTGGATCTGATTTGTTCCTCAGTCTGTCAAACCAGAGCAGACCTCCGTGTTCCTGTGTGATTAGACTGATTGCACCGCAGCCACTTATTCATAATATCTGATGTAAAATATGTTCggtttaatgttttctgttatttatgtGAAACAGTGTACGTCTTGGGACACGAGACAAATTTGAGAAGCATATCAAAGTGACAATAAAGTGAAACCAACTTTGTGGTTGAGGAGTGAAGCCATCGGGAATGCTGTTTTGAGATGGCTTATCATGGCTCTGCTGCTTGATTAAAGAGTACATAGCGTGTTTGGTGCATAGGCAGGAAATtatgggaggagagagagagaggtgatgaTATGTGAACTGGATTCACACTCACAGAGCATGTGACACACGCCCCTACCCACTGCTGGGTTAGGACATCCGGCAGCAGGAGGGCCTTTGTTTTCAAACCAAAGATGCAGGAGGTCTTCAATGAAGCATTTagataaagaaaacatgaaaaaagtcaTGGATACTCTCAATTTTATTACTGAAGATTATCCCgtttctgcatttattttacaaaacagtCATCATCAGGTCTGAGTGTGTTTAAGGTCTCATCAGACTGAACCCTTCTGCCTCCTGAAAGTCTGAACTGAACTCCCTATATGATCAGGCCAGGCTGCAGGCTGGGGCTTGAAGCTTGACTGGCAAAAGCATTACCatcacactcacatacacagatacacacacctTTATAACAGCTTCCTTCTTGTTTTTTCCACTTGCCCGCAAAACTGTccatatatttctttttttggaggGATCAAATGGCACTAAATCTGCAattaaagattgtttttttcatttgattacTCTGTcaaaaacaatgtaaatgtCCATCACAAGTGAACAGAGAGTTAAGAGAGTCGGAAGTGAGGTCTTCCAGTTGCTCATTTTGTAAAAcaggttaaaaacatcagaaatgtataatatgaaaacaaaacaaaacacagaaaatactcacatttcaGAGAATGTTACCAGAAAAGGTTGTATGACATGATGATATCATATataataattttataatttatatCACTCTATTAATCATGTATTTAACTTGACCCAGACTGGGAATTATTATTGACTTGATGGAGGTGGAAGCTCTTGAGCTCTCTCTTGGACTGGCAGGCTCTCTATGGATTGAGGAAGTGTAGGTGCAGCTACTGCCGTCACAGGCACATCTGCCGATATGGACGGGGGCTTAGATGGCGTAAAAACAGGAGCTGAGCTGTCAAACTCAATTTGGGGCCCAGCTATTGGCGGCGGAGGAAAGCGTGCTCTATAAGATGGTCCGCTGCCAGCATCATTGAGCACTGATGGATTCATGGCTTCAGTCGCAGGTGTAAGTGCTGTGGCAGCTGATAATGTGCCTTCTGTGGCTGTTGTGGGTTTGGACACAGCAGCGTCCAGCCCAACTGGAATATCTAATCCTGCTGGTTTTGAGAATGAGCCAAGGGCGTCTGGTGCCACATCAGTCACTGGGGGAGTCAACAGCGGAGAGATTTGTGGGATGACGGGGCTTTCAGATGCTGGTAAGACTTCTGTGGCAGGAGGCCCCACgtttgctgctgcagccgcTGCCTCTGCTGCCTTCGCGTTTTCAGCGGCCTtgctctccatctcctccatccGGCGCTGCACCATCCGAGGCATCAGCTGCACGTAGGTGCCCATCAGCCGGTGGTTGGAGCGGATCAGCTTCCCTGCACAGCTGTCCACACAGCGCTCCTGGACAGAAAGCAGTGATCAGAGGTGATGagtgaataaatacagaatGTGTTCATGATCGCTTGCTCAGCCAGTAGTATGTGGACTATGTTCTGGGATTGTTTTTCAAGGTTTGGACGAGGCTCCTTGGTGTCAATCGGTGAGAATCTCAAAACTACAGCATACAATGACATCCTAGACAAGAGGTTGAGATATTCAACACTCGCATACACTATGTGAGTGTAATGTTGGTGTGTCTACACACTTTTGGCCATGTCCTGTAGTGCTATATGATCAGACGTAGCAGTTAAAGGACCTGCGATGAGCCACAAAGCACGGGAATACAATCACAGTCAGAGGCGCAGCTGTATGTATAAGTGTCTCCACATATAGCTGGAAGGGTATGTACGTTTCCCAGTATCCTTACCTCGTCCATGGTGAGGTTTCTGTAGTTGAAGTTGCTGGTGCATCGCTGGAAGCAGGTTTCAGTCATACGGTTGTAAACCAGGAGGAAATCCCGCAGCTGTGAGAAACAAAATCACCCAAACTCACCATCAAGCTGTTCGTATACAAGCAAGCTCACTAATGTAGCCGCCATTGCATATAAATGTGACTTACGTTTCTCAGTTGTTGGTCAGGATCCatcatgtttctgtcttcactACTGGTTAGCTAAAATGCTACCATCGAGAGCCGGTCAGCTAATAAATCGAGTAAGTTGTAGTTTTCCCGGTCCTCAGCTGTCTGAGGTGAATCAAAGCACAATTCCGCAAGATGTCCTTTACATGTCAGCATCAACGTATCGATAATCGCACCCAAGCATCAACTGATTCGGGTGATAGATTAGGATGGCATGACATTCACATGCGCGCTGCCATGTTTGTTACGAAGATCGTCTCCGCCCTGGAAGACGCTTCACTCGCTAGCATAAAAAACGATGCCATTTCCGGTTTCCTAAACGTGACGTTTTTGGCCTTTCGTGTGTACGGCA
It contains:
- the timm10b gene encoding mitochondrial import inner membrane translocase subunit Tim10 B, which produces MMDPDQQLRNLRDFLLVYNRMTETCFQRCTSNFNYRNLTMDEERCVDSCAGKLIRSNHRLMGTYVQLMPRMVQRRMEEMESKAAENAKAAEAAAAAANVGPPATEVLPASESPVIPQISPLLTPPVTDVAPDALGSFSKPAGLDIPVGLDAAVSKPTTATEGTLSAATALTPATEAMNPSVLNDAGSGPSYRARFPPPPIAGPQIEFDSSAPVFTPSKPPSISADVPVTAVAAPTLPQSIESLPVQERAQELPPPSSQ